TCATTATTGCATATGTTTGAAAAAATTTATCCTTATTATTCTTTTGTTGTTGGGCTTTGTCATTCTTTTTTTGATTGTTTGTTTTGGAAAATGGCAGAGAGGGGTGAAGGATATTTTTCAAAACTCCTTATGCTTCTTATCACAATAAATATCTCGAGGATTTAAAATTATGAGTCTATTTAGAAATATTCGTTGAATCATTTCTGCGACTTCAGTTGCGCCAATATCAATATGTAGCGTTTCCTATTACTAAGAAATATCTAGTGCAGCGACCTTACTTCATAAACCTTCACGCTAGTAATCATCGGACAGAAAATTAGTCCTGCAATTCCCATTGTTATTTCACGCCTTCATATAGCACATATATCACTCAACTCCGCAGGAGGTGAATATATCCGCGTTCATCTGCGGTTAATATTATTCTTAAAGAAAGAACATTGAATGAAATAGAAGATCATGATGAAATCCAAAATGATAGATATTATAACAGATTCAACCAGGCTCATCCTAGAAAAGCAGCCCACTGCAGGCCATGATATCACCCACACGCTCAGGGTAAGAGAACTGTGTTTGCATATTGGACATATCGAAGGAGGAAACCCAGAGATATTGGAAGCCTCAGCACTGCTACACGATATCGGCAGGCCAGCAGAAATACAAAAACCCGGAGTTGACCATGCCGCAGTATCTGCCGGGCTGGCACAGGATATCCTTAAAGATACCGGGTTTCCGGATGATAAGATACCTTCCGTGATCTATGCCATTGAAAACCACATTGATCAATTTGTAAATGAGATCAATTTCAAGGGGGTAATACCATAACCAGACCTATCACACCACTGCTTACCGTGGATATAATCATAATAATGGATAACAAAATAGTGTTGATACAGCGACAGAATCCTCCACATAAAGGTCAATGGGCACTGCCGGGAGGGTTTGTTGAAGTGGGCGAGACCGTGGAATCAGCTGCCGTCCGTGAAGGGAAGGAAGAAACAGGACTTGATGTGGAATTGAAGGGGCTGGTGGGTATATTCTCTGATCCCGGCAGGGATCCCAGGGGACATACCGTATCTGTGTGTTATAAGGCTGTAGGCCGCGGCATTTTGAAAGCCTCATCAGATGCACAGGATGCTTTGCTATTCGATCCGGACAACCTGCCCGCACTGGCATTTGATCACGAATATATAATCAAAACAGCTAGGCTGGAAGACCTTATTCCTCCATTGCCTTATTGATCTGCCGCAATATATCTACCATGATATTCTGGACTCCCTCACTATGATCCCGAGTGGTTGCTTCATCTTCCATGTCAAGCAGCGTGTTCATATTGTTAGTGATATTATGAATTATCTTCAGCATTTCTTCTTTTGTGATAAGGCCGCTGTAATATGAATAGAATAATGTAGTACCAGAACGTTCCAGCTTTTTCTTGAAAGTGGCCCTGGCATTGGACACTTCCTGTCTGGAGTACGGTTCATGGAAAAAAGGTACCAATTCTGGAAGATGTTCTCCGATCCAGGTCATCTCACTACGTCCCTGAGTGTTCTTAAAGTCAGCGCATAATCTGGCTATCACCCATTCACGGGCTGTGAGATGTGTGGTTTTTTTTAAAAGGCGGGTGACCTCAGAATGTTCTTTTTTTTGGATCTTTTTGAATTTTTCATATCTCATAATAAATTCGCCTGCGTATAACAACCAATGAGTTACAGTTAGTATTTCTTCACATAATTTATATACATTACAGAGAAACCATTTAAAACAATGAAGATTCTGATACCTATTGATGGGTCCGAATATTCTAAAAAGGCAGCCCAGGTCGCATTAAGGATTGCCAAAAAACATACCGCTGAGCTTATTCTGATTCATGTTATTGCTCCGTCGGGCCAGGAGCGAAAACCATGGATGG
This region of Methanosarcinales archaeon genomic DNA includes:
- a CDS encoding HD domain-containing protein, translated to MMKSKMIDIITDSTRLILEKQPTAGHDITHTLRVRELCLHIGHIEGGNPEILEASALLHDIGRPAEIQKPGVDHAAVSAGLAQDILKDTGFPDDKIPSVIYAIENHIDQFVNEINFKGVIP
- a CDS encoding NUDIX hydrolase, which encodes MTRPITPLLTVDIIIIMDNKIVLIQRQNPPHKGQWALPGGFVEVGETVESAAVREGKEETGLDVELKGLVGIFSDPGRDPRGHTVSVCYKAVGRGILKASSDAQDALLFDPDNLPALAFDHEYIIKTARLEDLIPPLPY